From a single Planctellipticum variicoloris genomic region:
- a CDS encoding protein arginine kinase, with the protein MDVESLTQTSGEWLRGTGPESDIVMSSRIRLARNLASFPFPNRADDAARAEVELLLRGRLTDRPAGRRLNYLSLTGLETLDRQFLVERQLISREHSDERTHRGVAVSDEENVSVMVNEEDHLRMQVLRSGLALDECWQEIDRLDDALEADVTYAFSEQLGYLTACPTNCGTGIRVSVLLHLPALVITKEISKVFQALQKIGLAVRGLYGEGSQAMGDFYQISNQVTLGKSEEQLIATVKDVIPNILSYERRVRQALVKENRQGLHDQVSRAYGILRNAQTISSEETMHLLSSVRLGVNLGLIDDLEMQNVNELFIQTQPAHLQKIRHQRLESAERNVMRAAFIRQRLTEESTGPE; encoded by the coding sequence GTGGACGTCGAGTCCCTGACACAGACGAGCGGCGAATGGCTGCGCGGAACGGGACCCGAATCCGACATTGTGATGTCCAGCCGCATTCGACTGGCTCGCAATCTGGCCAGCTTCCCGTTCCCCAACCGGGCCGACGACGCCGCGCGCGCCGAAGTCGAACTGCTCCTGCGCGGCCGCCTCACGGATCGCCCCGCCGGGCGTCGCCTCAACTACCTGTCGCTGACGGGGCTCGAAACCCTCGACCGTCAGTTTCTCGTCGAGCGACAGCTCATCAGTCGCGAACACTCCGACGAACGCACTCATCGCGGCGTCGCCGTCAGCGATGAAGAAAATGTCAGCGTGATGGTCAACGAGGAAGACCACCTGCGGATGCAGGTTCTCCGCAGCGGCTTGGCGCTCGACGAATGCTGGCAGGAAATCGACCGGCTCGACGACGCCCTCGAAGCCGACGTGACCTACGCCTTCAGCGAACAACTCGGCTATCTGACGGCCTGCCCCACCAACTGCGGCACCGGCATCCGCGTCAGCGTCCTGCTGCATCTTCCCGCGCTGGTCATCACCAAGGAAATCAGCAAAGTTTTTCAGGCGCTGCAGAAAATCGGCCTCGCGGTCCGCGGCCTCTACGGCGAAGGCAGCCAGGCCATGGGCGACTTCTACCAGATCTCGAATCAGGTCACGCTGGGCAAGAGCGAAGAGCAACTGATCGCAACCGTCAAGGACGTGATTCCGAACATCCTGTCCTACGAACGCCGTGTCCGTCAGGCGCTGGTCAAGGAAAACCGACAGGGGCTCCACGACCAGGTCTCCCGCGCGTACGGAATTCTCCGCAATGCGCAGACGATCAGTTCCGAAGAGACCATGCATCTGCTGTCGAGCGTCCGCCTGGGGGTCAATCTCGGGCTGATCGACGACCTTGAGATGCAGAACGTCAACGAGCTGTTCATTCAGACCCAGCCCGCCCATCTGCAGAAAATCCGCCACCAGCGGCTGGAATCGGCCGAAAGAAATGTCATGCGTGCGGCCTTCATCCGCCAGCGCCTGACCGAGGAGTCGACTGGACCGGAGTAA
- a CDS encoding CRTAC1 family protein codes for MTGEPLEEEERDDAVIGQALIWSGIVLTGAATIGLIAAAVWLLRPAPEFELAAPAVAPEVRETAGVEVPRLPFTDVTESSGLVWKFENGAAGEKLLPETMGGGVAFLDFDGDDDADILLVNSSRWPWDERPAPAAPPTMGLFRNDGQGNFADATQEAGLAVTFYGQGVAVGDYDNDGDPDLFFSAVGTNHLFRNDGGKYVEVTGDAGLAGDPAQWSTSCGWFDYDRDGDLDLFVVNYVRWTREFDASQDFQLTGGGRAYGRPQNFPGTFPYLYRNDGGGKFAEVGEAAGLHVKNPSTGVPAGKSLGVTFADFDADGWLDVMVANDTVQNFLFHNRKDGTFEECATLCGVAFDNDGNARGAMGLDTAHFRNSAEIGIAIGNFANEMSALYVSSEPTLQFTDEAISTGLGPQTRLELTFGTVFCDLDLDGRLDLVSANGHLEEDINKVQPSQFYEQPPHFFWNCGPEQSTEFVPIPPDKTTEDAYRRMVGRGAAFADVDGDGDLDLLFGSSGGSPRLLRNDQRLENHWLRVKLRGATCNRDAIGAQLELQLAERKEFAQVMPTRSYLSQVEPVVTFGLGTADRVEQLRIVWPDGRTSLHKDLPTDRQVEIAQPEGSVAAAPR; via the coding sequence ATGACCGGCGAACCGCTCGAAGAGGAAGAACGGGACGATGCCGTGATCGGCCAGGCGCTGATCTGGTCGGGCATCGTGCTGACGGGGGCGGCCACGATCGGACTGATCGCGGCCGCCGTGTGGCTGCTGCGGCCCGCCCCGGAATTCGAGCTGGCGGCGCCGGCCGTGGCCCCGGAAGTTCGCGAGACGGCGGGCGTCGAGGTTCCCCGTCTGCCATTTACGGACGTTACGGAGTCTTCCGGACTCGTCTGGAAGTTCGAGAATGGCGCGGCGGGCGAAAAGCTGCTGCCGGAGACGATGGGAGGGGGCGTCGCCTTCCTGGATTTCGACGGCGACGACGACGCGGACATTCTGCTGGTGAACTCCAGCCGCTGGCCGTGGGACGAACGACCGGCTCCAGCCGCGCCTCCGACGATGGGGCTGTTTCGCAACGACGGCCAGGGGAACTTTGCCGACGCCACGCAGGAGGCCGGGCTGGCGGTGACGTTCTACGGGCAGGGGGTGGCTGTGGGGGATTATGACAACGATGGCGACCCGGATCTGTTCTTCTCGGCGGTAGGAACGAATCACCTGTTCCGCAACGACGGCGGCAAGTATGTCGAGGTCACGGGAGACGCGGGGCTGGCGGGCGATCCTGCCCAGTGGAGCACGAGCTGCGGCTGGTTCGACTACGACCGCGACGGAGATCTCGACCTGTTCGTGGTGAATTACGTGAGATGGACGCGCGAGTTCGACGCGTCCCAGGACTTTCAGCTCACCGGGGGCGGGCGGGCGTATGGCCGGCCGCAGAATTTTCCCGGGACGTTTCCGTACCTCTATCGCAATGACGGGGGGGGCAAGTTCGCGGAGGTGGGCGAGGCCGCGGGACTGCACGTCAAGAATCCGTCCACCGGCGTCCCGGCGGGGAAGTCGCTGGGAGTGACATTTGCAGACTTTGATGCGGATGGCTGGCTGGATGTGATGGTCGCGAACGACACCGTGCAGAACTTTTTGTTTCATAACCGGAAGGACGGCACGTTCGAGGAATGCGCGACGCTGTGCGGCGTGGCGTTCGACAACGACGGCAACGCCCGCGGTGCGATGGGACTCGACACGGCTCATTTCCGCAATTCGGCGGAGATCGGGATTGCGATCGGCAACTTTGCGAATGAGATGTCGGCCCTGTATGTCTCCAGCGAGCCGACGCTGCAGTTTACCGACGAGGCAATTTCGACGGGGCTGGGACCGCAGACGCGGCTGGAACTGACTTTCGGCACGGTGTTCTGCGACCTCGATCTCGACGGGCGGCTGGACCTCGTCTCGGCGAACGGGCATCTGGAGGAAGACATCAACAAGGTTCAGCCGAGCCAGTTCTACGAACAACCGCCGCACTTCTTCTGGAACTGCGGGCCGGAGCAGTCGACCGAGTTCGTGCCGATTCCTCCGGACAAGACGACCGAAGATGCGTACCGGCGGATGGTCGGGCGGGGCGCGGCGTTTGCGGATGTCGACGGCGACGGCGACCTGGATCTTCTGTTCGGGTCTTCCGGCGGATCTCCCCGGCTGCTGCGGAACGATCAGCGGCTCGAGAACCACTGGCTGCGGGTCAAGTTGCGCGGCGCCACCTGCAACCGGGACGCGATCGGGGCGCAACTGGAACTGCAGCTCGCCGAGCGCAAGGAATTCGCCCAGGTGATGCCGACGCGGAGTTACCTGTCGCAGGTGGAGCCCGTCGTGACGTTCGGACTCGGGACGGCGGATCGCGTCGAGCAGCTCCGGATCGTCTGGCCCGACGGACGGACGTCGCTGCACAAGGATCTGCCGACGGACCGACAGGTCGAGATCGCGCAGCCGGAGGGTTCCGTGGCGGCGGCTCCGCGCTGA
- a CDS encoding sulfotransferase family protein produces the protein MSATETITETVKRGAARGEAPAKTSQTPQGLFCMWHGLSFGRWMQLLGQHPPLSWRKALRIGSITGLSALNSSSNLLEQLLYGRKIARTRIEHPPVFILGHWRSGTTLLHNLMTLDPQFTYPNLYQTLFPQNFLLTETVVSTLTGPLIPKTRPMDNVAAGWKLPQEDEVALLLMTLLSPYLLLAYNTDRAKTDPYLELSEIPPHELDLWKRMFLYFLKKLTIKADKPIVLKSPSHTFRVPLLLELFPDAKFVYIRRDPYAVYKSSVHLRRTLFHENALAVPDESHIEQDALDWMEHCLRRYESTKHLIPPGNLHELRFEDLEADPVGEMHRLYDGLSFSGWEGVEPAIRAQLPELQSYKKNKFSSLPPDVRQRVYQRLRFAFEEYDYPDQLGEEAA, from the coding sequence ATGAGTGCGACTGAGACGATCACCGAAACCGTGAAGCGAGGCGCCGCGCGGGGGGAGGCTCCGGCGAAGACGTCTCAGACCCCCCAGGGGCTCTTCTGCATGTGGCATGGCCTCTCCTTCGGCCGCTGGATGCAGTTGCTGGGCCAGCATCCGCCGCTGTCGTGGCGAAAGGCGCTGCGCATCGGATCGATTACCGGCCTGAGCGCCCTCAACTCATCGTCAAACCTCCTCGAACAACTGCTCTACGGCCGGAAGATCGCCCGGACTCGCATCGAACACCCTCCCGTATTCATCCTCGGGCACTGGCGCAGCGGCACGACGCTGCTGCACAACCTGATGACGCTCGATCCGCAGTTCACCTATCCCAATCTCTATCAGACGCTGTTTCCGCAGAACTTCCTCCTGACGGAGACCGTCGTCTCGACCCTCACCGGACCGCTGATTCCCAAAACCCGCCCGATGGACAACGTCGCCGCCGGCTGGAAGCTGCCGCAGGAGGACGAAGTCGCTCTGCTGCTGATGACGCTCCTCTCCCCCTACCTGCTGCTCGCCTACAACACGGACCGGGCGAAAACGGACCCGTATCTCGAACTGAGCGAGATCCCGCCCCACGAGCTTGACCTCTGGAAGCGGATGTTCCTCTACTTCCTCAAAAAGTTGACGATCAAGGCGGACAAGCCGATCGTCCTCAAATCCCCCAGCCACACGTTTCGCGTCCCACTGCTCCTGGAGCTCTTCCCCGACGCGAAATTCGTCTACATCCGTCGCGACCCCTACGCAGTCTATAAGTCGTCGGTCCACCTGCGGCGAACGCTGTTTCACGAAAACGCGCTGGCAGTTCCCGACGAGTCTCACATCGAGCAGGACGCGCTCGACTGGATGGAACACTGTCTGCGCCGCTACGAATCGACCAAGCATCTGATTCCGCCGGGGAATTTGCACGAGCTCCGGTTCGAGGACCTCGAAGCCGACCCCGTCGGCGAAATGCACCGCCTGTACGACGGGCTCTCGTTCTCCGGCTGGGAAGGGGTCGAACCCGCCATCCGAGCCCAGCTCCCCGAACTGCAGAGCTACAAAAAGAACAAGTTCTCATCGCTCCCCCCCGATGTCCGCCAGCGGGTCTACCAGAGGCTCCGCTTCGCCTTCGAAGAATACGACTACCCCGATCAGCTCGGCGAAGAAGCGGCCTGA